Proteins from one Bos indicus x Bos taurus breed Angus x Brahman F1 hybrid chromosome 19, Bos_hybrid_MaternalHap_v2.0, whole genome shotgun sequence genomic window:
- the NATD1 gene encoding protein NATD1 has protein sequence MAQSPAAASPGAPEQGCPIRVEHDRRRRQFTVRLNGCHDRAVLLYEYVGKRIVDLQHTEVPDAYRGRGIAKHLAKAALDFVVEEDLRAHVTCWYIQKFVKENPLPQYLERLQP, from the exons ATGGCGCAGTCGCCGGCAGCAGCGTCGCCGGGCGCGCCGGAGCAGGGCTGCCCCATCCGCGTGGAGCACGACCGTCGGCGCCGCCAGTTCACCGTCCGGCTCAACG GATGTCACGACCGGGCAGTCCTGCTCTATGAGTATGTGGGCAAGCGGATCGTGGACCTACAGCACACAGAGGTCCCTGACGCCTACCGCGGGCGCGGCATCGCCAAGCACCTGGCCAAG GCCGCTCTGGACTTTGTGGTGGAGGAGGACCTGAGAGCCCATGTCACGTGCTGGTACATCCAGAAGTTCGTCAAGGAGAACCCTCTACCGCAGTACCTGGAGCGCCTGCAGCCATAG